From one Triticum aestivum cultivar Chinese Spring chromosome 4B, IWGSC CS RefSeq v2.1, whole genome shotgun sequence genomic stretch:
- the LOC123091125 gene encoding probable E3 ubiquitin-protein ligase RHY1A produces MPIAAKLFYYQRRRPPPPPLPEPTEPRSADSSAARRRVHPIRSAHHRPGYEVLRGSQRERGASSGSITEPTRNVLFSTRQSCNASNDRLPDAVQQAKERLHQRLRSVDLFPGRRLAAPAVGTIWAGPDLPSECDICTSKDGRLADRTFLFNSRASLSDHKVKQITAETFSDAAVVAPHHLRPVSKVGEGMIEGGVAESSVDCSICLEGCHGASDGLIQLRCKHIFHSACLEQWLQSRADCPYCRAGVVLSYHGKSISSAVRL; encoded by the exons ATGCCGATAGCCGCTAAGCTCTTCTActaccagcgccgccgcccgccgccgccaccgcttccGGAGCCCACCGAGCCCCGCAGCGCcgactcctccgccgcccgccgccgggttcACCCCATTCGCTCCGCGCACCACAGGCCG GGCTACGAAGTTCTTCGAGGAAGCCAGAGAGAGCGAGGGGCGTCTAGCGGAAGCATAACCGAGCCAACAAGGAACGTGCTCTTCAGCACAAGACAAAGCTGCAACGCATCAAATGACCGACTTCCTGATGCGGTTCAACAGGCCAAGGAGAGGCTTCATCAAAGGCTCCGAAGTGTAGACCTGTTTCCAGGGAGAAG GCTAGCAGCACCAGCCGTAGGAACCATTTGGGCTGGACCTGATCTTCCTTCGGAATGTGATATCTGCACATCAAAGGACGGCAGACTGGCCGACCGAACTTTTCTCTTCAACTCCAGAGCCTCCCTGTCAGACCACAAAGTTAAACAGATCACAGCAGAGACGTTCAGCGATGCGGCGGTGGTTGCGCCACATCATCTGAGGCCTGTCTCCAAAGTAGGAGAAGGAATGATCGAAGGCGGTGTTGCGGAGTCCTCAGTGGATTGTTCGATATGCCTTGAAGGATGCCATGGTGCATCAGACGGGCTGATCCAGCTGCGCTGCAAGCACATCTTCCATTCGGCCTGCCTGGAGCAGTGGCTGCAGTCCCGCGCCGATTGTCCGTACTGCAGGGCCGGCGTTGTCCTATCCTACCACGGAAAGAGTATTAGCAGCGCGGTGCGGCTTTAG